From one Sulfurovum sp. UBA12169 genomic stretch:
- a CDS encoding 50S ribosomal protein L25/general stress protein Ctc, whose translation MLEGIVRESIGKSNAKKLKRDGYLIANIYANGVENIDAAFKRGEFARTVRNKNTLAFPVKVGDKELNVVVQEYQLHPVTGDVAHVDLRVAVPGQVTNFLVPVKTNGIPKGLKNKGVLIISKKRIKVRGAIENMPANFDLDVSSLDRDDSILIRDIQVPAGCRLMDRPDVAICGVIKAK comes from the coding sequence ATGTTAGAAGGTATCGTTAGAGAGAGTATCGGAAAGAGCAATGCAAAAAAGCTTAAAAGAGATGGTTATCTAATCGCTAATATTTATGCAAACGGCGTTGAAAATATTGACGCTGCATTTAAACGCGGGGAATTTGCAAGAACAGTAAGAAACAAAAATACACTTGCATTCCCGGTAAAAGTTGGCGACAAAGAACTTAATGTAGTGGTGCAAGAGTATCAATTGCATCCGGTAACCGGAGATGTGGCTCATGTTGATTTGAGAGTGGCAGTACCCGGTCAGGTAACAAATTTCCTTGTACCCGTCAAAACAAATGGAATACCTAAAGGTCTTAAAAATAAAGGTGTTTTGATTATTTCTAAAAAAAGAATCAAAGTAAGAGGGGCTATCGAGAATATGCCTGCAAATTTTGACCTTGACGTATCTTCTCTTGATAGAGATGACAGCATCTTGATTAGAGATATTCAGGTGCCGGCAGGATGTCGTTTGATGGATAGACCAGACGTTGCTATTTGCGGTGTGATTAAAGCAAAATAG
- a CDS encoding aminoacyl-tRNA hydrolase, giving the protein MMLFVGLGNPGSQYENTRHNIGFKVIDALVETFKTMDVSKASFQGTLYKATSALFLKPTTFMNLSGKSVQAVKQFYKIDLENIIVVHDDIDLPFGAVRFKKGGGHGGHNGLKSIDAHIGESYVRVRVGVGKPSHKSQVADYVLHDFHVDEALYLSALIDHVAQACKALLSEDFNEIKSKYSLKSIESLKA; this is encoded by the coding sequence GTGATGCTTTTCGTAGGTCTAGGCAATCCGGGATCACAATACGAAAACACACGGCACAACATCGGCTTTAAAGTAATCGACGCACTAGTCGAAACATTTAAAACTATGGATGTCTCCAAAGCCTCATTTCAAGGCACTCTTTACAAAGCCACTTCAGCACTTTTTTTAAAACCAACTACATTTATGAATCTTTCCGGTAAAAGTGTTCAGGCGGTCAAACAGTTTTACAAAATAGACTTAGAAAATATTATTGTGGTGCATGATGATATTGATTTGCCTTTTGGCGCAGTTCGTTTTAAAAAAGGTGGAGGACACGGAGGGCACAATGGACTTAAATCCATTGATGCCCATATCGGAGAATCGTATGTACGCGTAAGAGTAGGGGTGGGCAAACCCAGTCACAAATCTCAAGTAGCTGATTATGTTTTGCATGATTTTCATGTTGATGAGGCGTTGTATTTAAGCGCATTGATTGACCATGTTGCTCAAGCATGCAAGGCTTTGCTTTCAGAAGATTTTAATGAAATAAAATCCAAATACAGTCTCAAGTCAATAGAAAGTTTAAAAGCTTAA
- the lysA gene encoding diaminopimelate decarboxylase: MNIDYRALVQKYGTPLYVYDFDFIKNRYEMLKSAFGGRKSLINYAVKANSNLSVIAHLAKLGAGADCVSIGEVKRALNAGVDKYKIIFSGVGKRDDEIRTALEYDILLLNLESEAEMKRVEMIAKELGKEARISIRVNPNIDPQTHPYISTGLHENKFGVEIDMAKRMYIYAKKSLFLNPVGTHFHIGSQLTNLDPIRESCNIVADLVRSLYAIGIEIKFFDVGGGIGVVYDNEKTILPTEYTQAIFEATKGLDVTLLCEPGRYMVANAGAFFTKVLYEKQNGHKRFVIVDGAMNDLIRPSLYNAYHKIEAVGTEGEKTLADVVGPVCESGDFLGKNVSLPPLKHDDLLIVHSAGAYGFTMASNYNTRNKSAEVAIEEGKDRLIRKRESYEDQVRLELEYLEK; the protein is encoded by the coding sequence ATGAACATCGACTATAGAGCATTGGTTCAAAAGTACGGTACACCCTTGTATGTATATGATTTTGATTTTATAAAAAACAGATATGAAATGCTTAAATCTGCATTTGGCGGCCGTAAATCATTGATTAATTATGCAGTAAAAGCAAACTCAAATCTTTCTGTAATTGCACATCTTGCAAAGCTCGGTGCGGGCGCAGATTGCGTGAGTATCGGCGAGGTTAAAAGAGCACTGAATGCAGGAGTAGACAAGTATAAAATAATCTTTTCAGGTGTAGGAAAACGTGATGATGAGATCAGAACAGCACTGGAATATGATATATTATTGCTTAATCTAGAGAGCGAAGCTGAGATGAAACGCGTGGAAATGATAGCAAAAGAGCTGGGAAAAGAGGCAAGAATTTCTATTCGCGTCAATCCGAATATTGATCCGCAAACACATCCTTATATTTCAACCGGACTGCATGAAAATAAATTCGGAGTAGAGATAGATATGGCAAAGCGTATGTATATCTATGCAAAAAAATCGCTATTCCTCAATCCCGTGGGTACCCATTTTCATATTGGTTCTCAGCTAACCAACCTTGATCCCATTAGAGAATCGTGCAACATTGTTGCGGATTTGGTGCGGTCTTTATATGCGATCGGTATTGAGATTAAATTTTTTGATGTGGGCGGGGGTATTGGTGTAGTGTACGATAATGAAAAGACCATATTGCCAACAGAATATACTCAAGCAATTTTTGAAGCAACAAAAGGATTGGATGTTACTTTGTTGTGTGAACCCGGTCGCTACATGGTGGCAAATGCCGGAGCGTTTTTTACCAAAGTGCTTTATGAAAAACAAAATGGCCATAAACGTTTTGTTATTGTAGACGGCGCAATGAATGATTTGATACGGCCAAGTCTTTATAATGCTTATCATAAAATTGAAGCAGTGGGCACAGAAGGTGAAAAAACACTTGCTGATGTTGTGGGTCCCGTATGCGAAAGCGGCGATTTTTTGGGCAAAAATGTATCCCTTCCTCCATTGAAACATGATGATCTTCTTATTGTGCACAGTGCCGGAGCGTATGGATTTACAATGGCAAGCAACTACAACACCCGAAATAAAAGTGCGGAAGTGGCTATAGAAGAAGGAAAAGACAGATTGATTCGGAAACGTGAAAGCTATGAAGATCAGGTGCGTTTAGAGCTAGAATATTTGGAGAAATAA
- the pheA gene encoding chorismate mutase, whose product MTLDELRKKIDGIDDMLLKLYNERMEYIHQVGELKNTSGEPIYRPERESAILNRLKQQNKIVGGKLTDGAIDALFLELFAVARNLELPEAVAYLGPEASFTHQAAESKFGATSTYLPMNSIRGIFREVEKGTAKFGVIPIENSSNGIVSDTINCLDEYPLKIVAEVIIDIHLAFATLSENIKEIKTIYSKDIAFGQCRNFLQDLGLDEIEHVPIESTAKAAKLALKDKTSAAICPAVAAKLYNLPIRFDNIEDSSNNRTRFFIISNFENQPSGNDKTSLLVKLLNKPGSLVEFLNDFEEASVNLTKIKSHIIEGKSIFFIEFNGHQKDAHIQPILEKHKDVIRVLGSYVKQTEDIYI is encoded by the coding sequence ATGACACTGGATGAGTTGAGAAAAAAGATAGACGGCATTGATGATATGTTACTTAAATTGTATAATGAACGCATGGAGTATATACATCAAGTAGGTGAATTGAAAAATACGAGCGGAGAGCCTATTTACCGTCCTGAACGTGAATCGGCTATTTTAAATCGCTTAAAGCAGCAAAATAAGATTGTTGGCGGAAAGCTTACGGATGGGGCAATTGACGCACTTTTTTTAGAACTTTTTGCAGTAGCAAGAAATCTTGAATTGCCAGAAGCGGTTGCTTATCTTGGACCTGAAGCAAGCTTTACGCATCAGGCGGCAGAGAGCAAGTTTGGTGCGACGAGTACTTATCTGCCCATGAATTCAATTCGCGGTATTTTTAGGGAAGTTGAAAAGGGAACGGCAAAATTTGGTGTGATTCCGATTGAAAACAGCTCCAACGGCATCGTCAGCGATACAATCAATTGTCTTGATGAGTATCCTTTAAAAATCGTAGCAGAGGTTATTATAGATATTCATTTGGCATTTGCCACATTAAGTGAAAACATTAAAGAGATCAAGACGATCTACTCTAAAGATATCGCCTTTGGGCAGTGCCGTAACTTTTTGCAGGATTTGGGTCTGGATGAGATTGAACATGTTCCTATAGAATCCACAGCCAAAGCAGCCAAACTTGCCCTGAAAGACAAAACCTCGGCAGCCATATGTCCTGCAGTTGCGGCAAAGCTTTACAATTTGCCTATACGTTTTGACAACATAGAAGACAGCAGCAACAATCGTACACGTTTTTTTATCATTAGCAATTTTGAAAACCAGCCATCAGGCAATGACAAAACGTCTTTGTTGGTAAAACTTTTAAATAAACCCGGAAGCCTGGTGGAATTTCTCAACGATTTTGAAGAGGCCAGTGTTAATTTGACAAAAATAAAATCACATATTATTGAAGGAAAATCAATATTTTTTATTGAGTTTAACGGACACCAGAAAGATGCGCATATTCAGCCCATTTTAGAAAAGCACAAAGATGTGATTAGGGTGCTGGGTTCTTATGTAAAGCAAACAGAGGATATCTATATTTAA
- a CDS encoding histidinol-phosphate transaminase produces MKFNKVLEDIQLYEAGKPIELVVREFGIAPQDVVKLASNENPIGTNPAVAETIVRNATKAHLYPDDSMFELKAALANLYAVEAENIIIGAGSDQILEFISHALLNETSSVLMSQITFAMYEIYAKQVGAKIVRTSSYAHKPEEFIEAYNKHHPKVVYICTPNNPTGDATSKEDVLRIIKAVDSDTLVVVDGAYMEYAAAKEEKYAIAPRDLLEYDNVIYLGTFSKAYGLGGMRIGYGIAQSGLIRVLHKMRPPFNVTTLSLAAALEASKDRTFVEKSIALHREQIKRYEAFAKEHNIEYIDSYTNFITYVFNEKFDSTQIADALLKKGVIIRNLASYKMNAIRITIGTAKQNDTFFKYFTEIIA; encoded by the coding sequence ATGAAATTTAATAAAGTATTGGAAGATATCCAGCTCTATGAAGCCGGGAAACCTATCGAATTAGTGGTTCGCGAGTTTGGTATTGCGCCTCAAGATGTTGTAAAACTTGCATCTAATGAAAATCCCATCGGTACCAACCCCGCTGTGGCCGAAACGATCGTGCGTAATGCTACCAAAGCACATCTCTATCCTGATGACAGCATGTTTGAACTTAAGGCCGCTCTTGCAAATCTTTACGCAGTAGAGGCAGAAAATATTATTATCGGCGCAGGAAGCGATCAAATATTAGAATTTATTTCTCATGCACTTTTAAATGAAACAAGTAGTGTGCTGATGAGCCAAATAACTTTTGCAATGTATGAGATTTACGCCAAGCAAGTGGGCGCAAAAATAGTGCGAACATCCAGCTATGCACACAAACCAGAAGAGTTTATCGAGGCATACAATAAGCACCATCCCAAGGTGGTTTATATATGCACGCCTAACAATCCCACAGGAGATGCAACAAGCAAAGAAGATGTGCTGCGTATCATCAAAGCGGTTGATAGCGATACGCTGGTTGTTGTCGACGGCGCTTACATGGAGTATGCTGCAGCAAAAGAGGAAAAGTATGCAATCGCACCCAGAGATTTGCTGGAGTATGATAATGTAATCTATCTGGGCACATTTTCTAAAGCCTATGGGCTTGGCGGTATGCGTATAGGATATGGTATTGCGCAAAGCGGTTTGATCAGAGTGCTGCATAAGATGCGCCCTCCCTTTAATGTCACAACACTTTCTTTAGCAGCAGCCTTGGAGGCAAGCAAAGATAGGACATTTGTTGAGAAATCCATAGCGTTGCACCGGGAGCAGATCAAGCGTTATGAGGCATTTGCAAAAGAGCACAATATAGAATATATTGACAGTTATACCAATTTCATCACTTATGTATTCAATGAAAAATTTGACTCAACACAAATTGCTGATGCATTACTTAAAAAAGGTGTAATTATCCGCAATCTTGCCTCTTATAAAATGAATGCCATACGTATCACCATAGGAACAGCAAAGCAAAACGATACTTTTTTTAAGTATTTTACAGAGATAATAGCTTGA
- a CDS encoding 1-deoxy-D-xylulose-5-phosphate synthase translates to MNIQSYSIEELKLLSEDIRQKILYTVSKNGGHLSSTMGAADLIVAMHKVFDVNKDPFIFDVSHQAYAHKLITGRWDSFDTLRQFGGISGYTKPKESKFDYYIAGHSSTSISLAVGAAKAIALKKEDRIPVVLIGDGSMSAGMVYEALNELGDRKYPVVIILNDNEMSIAKPIGAISKLLSQTMAGSFYQKFKLKVEKVLDHFPESASYMAKKFEESFRLITPGILFEEMGVEYIGPVDGHDIGSLIETMKIAKNLKKPVIIHAQTTKGKGYEIAEGNKEHWHGVGAFDLKTGQSIKKSTLKSATAIFSETLLSLAQSDEKVVGVTAAMPSGTGMSAAMEKYPDRFWDVAIAEQHAVTSMGPLAKEGFKPFCAIYSTFLQRGYDQVIHDIALMDLGVTFAIDRAGIVGEDGETHQGAFDISYLRAIPNMTLCAPCNETTMKFVMEFAKEYHKPCAFRYPRGAFLAKERKSKPFELGKSELLQEGEKILFIGYGNGVGRAEQTAALIEQRVGILDLRFVKPLDEKMLLALARTYRKWYVFSDSVAQGGVGSALLEFLSQNKIQDVALTTFEYNDSFIAHGDTKEVEASLGILPEQLAKKIV, encoded by the coding sequence ATGAATATACAATCCTATTCTATAGAAGAACTCAAATTATTATCCGAAGATATCAGACAAAAGATATTGTATACGGTAAGTAAAAACGGGGGACACTTGAGTTCAACTATGGGGGCAGCCGATCTTATTGTGGCAATGCATAAAGTTTTCGATGTAAATAAAGACCCTTTTATTTTTGATGTCAGCCATCAGGCTTATGCGCATAAATTGATTACGGGCCGATGGGACAGTTTTGATACTTTGCGCCAGTTCGGAGGGATCAGCGGGTACACCAAACCCAAGGAGTCAAAATTTGATTATTATATCGCAGGACACAGTTCTACCTCAATTTCGTTGGCAGTAGGCGCGGCCAAAGCTATCGCATTAAAAAAAGAAGACCGTATACCGGTAGTTTTGATTGGTGATGGAAGTATGAGCGCCGGAATGGTATACGAAGCACTTAATGAATTGGGAGACAGAAAGTATCCGGTTGTTATTATTCTTAATGATAATGAAATGAGTATCGCCAAGCCCATAGGCGCTATCAGCAAACTGCTTTCTCAGACAATGGCAGGATCATTTTATCAAAAATTTAAACTGAAAGTCGAAAAGGTATTGGACCATTTTCCTGAGAGCGCAAGCTATATGGCAAAAAAATTTGAAGAGTCGTTTCGCTTGATTACTCCTGGGATTTTGTTTGAAGAGATGGGGGTTGAGTATATCGGTCCAGTGGATGGCCATGATATCGGTTCGCTGATCGAAACGATGAAAATCGCTAAAAATCTTAAAAAACCTGTGATTATTCATGCGCAAACGACAAAAGGAAAAGGTTACGAGATAGCTGAAGGCAATAAAGAACATTGGCATGGAGTGGGTGCTTTTGATCTCAAGACGGGCCAATCAATCAAAAAAAGTACATTAAAATCAGCCACCGCTATTTTTTCAGAAACATTGCTGTCTTTAGCGCAGAGCGATGAGAAGGTTGTCGGTGTTACTGCGGCAATGCCAAGCGGTACCGGCATGAGTGCGGCTATGGAAAAATATCCCGACCGCTTTTGGGATGTTGCTATCGCCGAACAGCACGCTGTCACTTCGATGGGACCGCTTGCCAAGGAAGGATTTAAGCCGTTTTGTGCAATTTATTCTACCTTTTTGCAAAGAGGATATGATCAAGTTATCCATGATATTGCACTGATGGATCTTGGAGTGACATTTGCTATAGACAGAGCCGGCATCGTCGGAGAAGACGGAGAGACGCATCAGGGAGCATTTGATATTTCATATCTTAGAGCGATACCCAATATGACGCTTTGTGCCCCATGCAATGAAACGACAATGAAATTTGTGATGGAGTTTGCCAAAGAGTACCATAAGCCTTGCGCATTTAGATATCCCAGGGGCGCTTTTTTGGCTAAAGAAAGAAAAAGCAAACCTTTCGAGCTGGGAAAATCAGAATTGCTCCAAGAAGGAGAAAAAATTCTTTTTATCGGATACGGCAATGGAGTGGGACGAGCAGAACAAACTGCAGCTTTGATTGAGCAAAGGGTGGGCATTCTGGATTTACGTTTTGTGAAGCCCTTGGATGAAAAGATGCTTTTGGCATTGGCGCGCACCTATAGAAAGTGGTATGTCTTTTCAGACAGTGTAGCACAGGGGGGAGTAGGTTCTGCGTTGTTGGAGTTTTTAAGCCAAAACAAGATACAAGATGTAGCGCTTACTACTTTTGAGTACAACGATTCTTTTATTGCGCATGGCGATACAAAAGAAGTTGAAGCATCTTTGGGAATTTTACCCGAACAGCTGGCAAAAAAAATAGTATAA
- a CDS encoding methionine adenosyltransferase: MANEYIFTSESVTEGHPDKMADQISDAILDYIIENDPQARVACETLLSNGFCVIAGELKTHTYCPMQEVAREVIREIGYTDANYGFDYRSAGVLNGVGEQSPDINQGVDQASGEIGAGDQGLMFGYACNETKELMPLPISLAHKLTSKLAEVRKNGTIPFLRPDGKAQVSVKYVDGKPVSIDTIVVSTQHHPEVSLEKVQEAVLEEVIKAVIPGHLMNDDVTYHINPTGRFVIGGPQGDAGLTGRKIIVDTYGGSCPHGGGAFSGKDPTKVDRSGAYAARHVAKNLVASGICDKATIQIAYAIGIANPVSIYIDTHGTAKVEESKITECVKALFDLTPKGIIKSLDLLRPIYRKTATYGHFGREEEGFTWEKLDKVPQIKAYFHI, encoded by the coding sequence ATGGCTAACGAATACATTTTTACAAGTGAATCGGTAACCGAAGGGCATCCTGACAAGATGGCCGATCAAATCTCTGATGCAATTTTAGATTATATCATTGAAAATGATCCACAGGCCAGAGTGGCATGTGAAACGTTACTGAGCAATGGTTTTTGTGTTATCGCAGGAGAATTAAAAACACATACCTACTGCCCTATGCAAGAAGTTGCCAGGGAAGTAATAAGAGAGATTGGTTATACCGATGCAAACTATGGGTTTGATTATCGAAGCGCAGGCGTACTTAATGGTGTTGGTGAGCAAAGTCCTGATATCAATCAAGGTGTCGATCAGGCCTCCGGTGAAATCGGGGCAGGAGATCAGGGGTTGATGTTTGGATATGCATGCAATGAAACCAAAGAATTGATGCCTTTGCCTATTTCTTTGGCGCATAAGCTTACTTCAAAATTGGCAGAAGTCCGCAAAAACGGCACAATACCGTTCTTGCGTCCGGATGGCAAAGCACAAGTAAGCGTTAAGTATGTTGACGGAAAACCTGTGTCGATCGATACGATTGTTGTCTCGACCCAGCATCATCCTGAAGTAAGTTTGGAAAAAGTGCAAGAAGCTGTACTTGAAGAGGTTATCAAAGCGGTGATACCTGGGCATTTAATGAATGATGACGTCACTTATCATATCAACCCTACGGGTCGATTTGTCATTGGGGGGCCGCAGGGAGATGCGGGACTTACAGGCAGAAAGATTATTGTTGACACGTATGGCGGCTCATGTCCTCACGGCGGCGGTGCATTTTCAGGAAAAGATCCTACAAAAGTAGACCGTTCAGGTGCCTATGCAGCAAGACATGTTGCCAAAAATCTTGTAGCTTCCGGTATTTGCGATAAAGCCACTATTCAAATAGCGTATGCAATAGGCATAGCCAATCCTGTTTCTATTTACATAGACACTCACGGGACGGCAAAAGTAGAAGAATCAAAAATCACCGAGTGTGTCAAAGCATTGTTTGACCTTACCCCAAAAGGAATCATAAAGAGTTTGGATTTGCTTAGACCTATTTATAGAAAAACAGCGACTTATGGACATTTTGGCAGAGAAGAAGAAGGGTTTACTTGGGAAAAATTGGATAAAGTTCCTCAGATAAAAGCCTATTTTCATATCTAA
- a CDS encoding ferredoxin: MAVIITDLCINCAACIDECPVEAIVDEDDNPTGEECYYVYPDKCVECVGYHDTPACAEACPTEGCITWDMPFTSEHKDFFSGANYVGGHNYGVEDADAEMPFRKEVSMDDRQARKPVIED; this comes from the coding sequence ATGGCGGTAATAATTACTGATCTGTGTATCAATTGTGCAGCTTGTATCGATGAGTGTCCGGTGGAGGCGATTGTAGACGAGGATGATAATCCAACAGGAGAAGAGTGTTATTATGTGTATCCTGATAAATGTGTTGAGTGTGTAGGTTATCATGATACGCCGGCATGTGCGGAAGCATGCCCGACAGAAGGCTGTATCACATGGGATATGCCTTTTACGTCTGAACACAAAGATTTCTTTTCGGGAGCAAATTATGTGGGCGGACATAACTACGGCGTAGAGGATGCAGATGCTGAAATGCCTTTCAGAAAAGAAGTTAGCATGGACGATAGACAGGCCAGAAAACCGGTTATTGAAGACTAA
- a CDS encoding nucleoside-diphosphate kinase has product MEQTLSIIKPDAVAKNVVGKILDRFEGAGLRIAATKKIKLSQEDAEAFYAVHAQRPFFKDLVDFMISGPVVVTVLEGKDAMAKNRDLMGATNPKEAAPGTIRADFAESIDANAVHGSDSLENAANEISFFFSQREIC; this is encoded by the coding sequence ATGGAACAAACATTATCTATCATTAAACCTGATGCAGTCGCTAAAAACGTAGTAGGAAAAATTCTTGACAGATTTGAAGGGGCAGGACTTAGAATTGCTGCTACTAAAAAAATCAAACTAAGCCAAGAGGATGCAGAAGCGTTTTATGCTGTTCATGCGCAAAGACCTTTTTTTAAAGATCTTGTAGATTTCATGATTTCCGGTCCGGTTGTAGTGACAGTGCTTGAAGGCAAAGATGCAATGGCTAAAAATCGAGATCTTATGGGAGCAACCAACCCTAAAGAAGCGGCTCCCGGGACAATCAGGGCAGATTTTGCTGAAAGTATTGATGCCAATGCAGTTCACGGAAGCGACTCTTTGGAAAATGCGGCAAATGAAATCAGCTTCTTTTTTTCTCAAAGAGAGATTTGCTAA